In Chloroflexota bacterium, a genomic segment contains:
- a CDS encoding ribonuclease H-like domain-containing protein, with the protein MVSLSDKLKSLGVKIGAKDLPPPRSRNAFAIENVTDGRVVATELGEAFIVEQTYSSAYRHGNTALPVNASLATIADWANEPMLAKGDLTRWVFLDTETSGLAGGTGTYAFLIGLGRFEQDAFRLTQIFMRDPSEEPATLAALTEFLQPCDTLVTFNGKSFDAPLLRNRYVLNRADVPFANAAHLDLLPLARRLWRDRLESRALKSLEAHILGMTRSEEDIPGFLIPQMYFDYLQNGDARPLTRVLYHNAMDVVAMAALLSHIAQMLDDPLTFAVEHGLDLIAIGKMFEDLGRLDEAVKLYARGLEQDVPEENYRATVQRFAQLQRRRGDTLGAIELWRAAAGTRQIYAFVELAKHFEHRARDYEQALHWTREALTIVAQSPPAVRREWRVALEHRLARVERKLGK; encoded by the coding sequence ATGGTTTCCCTTTCCGATAAACTAAAATCTCTCGGCGTCAAAATCGGCGCAAAGGATTTGCCGCCGCCGCGATCCAGGAATGCGTTCGCGATTGAAAACGTGACCGACGGTCGCGTCGTCGCGACCGAACTTGGCGAAGCGTTCATCGTCGAGCAAACGTACTCGAGCGCGTACCGTCACGGCAACACCGCGCTCCCGGTCAACGCGTCGCTCGCGACGATTGCGGACTGGGCGAATGAGCCGATGCTCGCGAAAGGCGACCTGACTCGCTGGGTGTTTCTCGACACCGAAACGTCCGGACTTGCGGGCGGTACTGGCACGTACGCGTTTCTCATCGGGCTGGGTCGCTTTGAACAAGACGCATTTCGCCTCACGCAAATTTTCATGCGCGATCCCAGCGAAGAACCCGCGACGCTCGCTGCGCTCACCGAGTTTTTGCAACCATGCGACACGCTCGTCACGTTCAACGGCAAATCGTTCGACGCGCCGCTTCTCCGCAATCGCTACGTTCTCAATCGCGCCGATGTGCCATTCGCGAATGCGGCGCACCTCGACCTGCTTCCGCTCGCGCGCCGTTTGTGGCGCGACCGGCTCGAAAGCCGCGCGCTCAAATCGCTCGAAGCGCACATTTTAGGAATGACGCGCAGCGAAGAAGACATTCCCGGCTTTTTGATTCCGCAAATGTATTTCGATTATTTGCAGAACGGCGACGCGCGACCGCTCACGCGCGTACTGTATCATAACGCGATGGATGTCGTCGCGATGGCGGCACTGCTGAGTCACATCGCGCAGATGCTCGACGACCCGCTGACGTTCGCGGTCGAACACGGACTCGACCTCATCGCGATTGGCAAGATGTTCGAAGACCTGGGTCGGCTCGACGAGGCGGTAAAGTTGTACGCGCGCGGCTTGGAGCAAGATGTGCCGGAAGAAAATTATCGCGCGACCGTGCAACGCTTCGCGCAATTGCAGAGACGACGCGGCGACACGCTCGGTGCGATTGAGTTGTGGCGCGCGGCGGCGGGCACGCGGCAAATCTACGCGTTCGTCGAACTCGCCAAGCATTTCGAGCATCGCGCGCGCGATTACGAGCAGGCGCTTCACTGGACGCGCGAGGCGCTCACGATTGTCGCGCAATCGCCGCCCGCGGTGCGCCGTGAATGGCGCGTCGCACTGGAACATCGGTTGGCGCGGGTGGAGCGCAAGTTGGGTAAATAG
- a CDS encoding NAD(P)/FAD-dependent oxidoreductase, protein METQFDVMVIGGGPAGVTAALRASELGMRVALVERAQLGGTCTNDGCVPTRVLAKAARLVRESKHFADYGLLGGATQVAWGTLLARAQQTVYRIHEKKQLAAHIANVGGRVFENVGDVRFVDAHTLAFANGDALRADKFIVCAGGHTRRLDIPGIEYCLTHRDIWSLKQLPASVIVIGGGGTGAQVASILDAFGVRVSLVSRGRIVETEDASVSKCVHEAFTRRGLNVITAMQAIERIEKRADGFTVEYRCESGIEAVHADVVMLAAGWEANVAAMNLDAAGVKTERGYIAVNDFQQTSAPHIFAAGDITGRMMLVQSAGYEGRLAAENAVLGVGQPYKHLIVPHGGFTDPEYAGVGLTEAQARAKHDVVVSMVPYSDLDRAVIDDHAYGFFKLIVSRETHRVLGAHVVGEQALEVIQLVAAAMAAETWVEQIAELELAYPTFTAIVGLAARQASAELGVVPLAPQWRGLSQLGARLAEWERSDQ, encoded by the coding sequence ATGGAAACGCAGTTCGATGTGATGGTGATTGGCGGCGGTCCCGCTGGGGTTACTGCCGCATTGCGCGCGAGCGAACTGGGCATGCGCGTCGCGCTCGTCGAGCGCGCACAGTTGGGCGGCACCTGCACGAACGATGGTTGTGTGCCGACGCGCGTGCTCGCCAAAGCCGCGCGCTTGGTGCGCGAGTCCAAACACTTTGCCGATTATGGTCTGCTGGGCGGCGCAACCCAGGTCGCGTGGGGCACATTGTTGGCGCGCGCCCAACAAACGGTGTATCGCATTCACGAAAAGAAACAACTCGCGGCGCACATCGCGAATGTCGGTGGACGCGTGTTCGAGAATGTCGGCGATGTGCGCTTTGTGGACGCGCACACGCTTGCGTTTGCAAATGGCGATGCTTTGCGCGCGGACAAGTTTATCGTCTGCGCCGGCGGACACACGCGGCGACTTGATATTCCTGGCATCGAGTATTGTCTGACGCATCGCGATATTTGGTCGCTCAAGCAGTTGCCTGCATCGGTGATCGTGATCGGCGGCGGCGGAACAGGCGCGCAAGTCGCATCAATTCTCGACGCGTTTGGCGTGCGCGTGTCGCTCGTTTCGCGCGGGCGCATCGTCGAGACGGAAGACGCGAGTGTGTCCAAGTGTGTCCACGAAGCATTCACGCGACGCGGGCTGAACGTCATCACGGCGATGCAAGCCATCGAACGCATCGAGAAACGCGCCGATGGTTTCACCGTGGAGTATCGGTGCGAGTCTGGGATCGAAGCGGTGCACGCGGACGTGGTGATGCTCGCGGCGGGCTGGGAAGCGAATGTCGCCGCGATGAATCTCGACGCGGCGGGCGTGAAAACAGAACGCGGCTATATCGCGGTGAATGATTTTCAGCAGACCTCTGCGCCGCACATTTTCGCGGCGGGCGATATTACCGGGCGCATGATGCTTGTCCAGAGCGCGGGCTATGAGGGTCGTCTGGCGGCGGAGAACGCGGTGCTGGGTGTGGGACAACCGTACAAACATCTCATCGTACCGCACGGCGGCTTTACTGATCCCGAGTACGCCGGGGTCGGTCTCACCGAAGCGCAGGCGCGCGCCAAACATGATGTCGTCGTCAGCATGGTGCCGTACTCCGATTTGGATCGCGCGGTGATTGACGATCACGCGTACGGATTTTTCAAGTTGATCGTCTCGCGCGAGACGCATCGCGTCCTGGGCGCGCACGTCGTCGGCGAGCAGGCGCTCGAAGTGATTCAACTCGTCGCGGCGGCGATGGCGGCGGAAACCTGGGTCGAGCAAATCGCGGAACTCGAACTCGCGTATCCGACGTTCACCGCGATTGTTGGGCTTGCCGCGCGCCAAGCGTCGGCGGAACTGGGCGTCGTGCCGCTCGCGCCGCAGTGGCGCGGCTTGTCGCAACTAGGCGCGCGGCTGGCGGAATGGGAGCGCTCGGATCAATGA
- a CDS encoding c-type cytochrome, translating into MFVNILVQLGFIAVVVLFAFLTLRAWGSKNAILKWGGVVLSGLLTLVALAITGVALMGMLKTYAPPGNPVSNIKVQGTPEQIARGEKFANMCTGCHSVGNKLPLIGSTQNFALIPNGPNLGSIYPPNLTPAGELKDWSDGEIIRALREGIHKSGRPLIIMPSEAFHSLSDADVYALVAYLRSQPATKNIPESDAPSNSPNMLGVFMLSIGMFNTSAQPPITQPIPAPPPGVNLENGKYLTTVLACADCHGKSYKGGDPSGFAPVGPNILAIVPAWSDADFIKLFRTGTDPAGKVVAEEMPWKDYAKFSDDELKAILMYLKSLK; encoded by the coding sequence ATGTTCGTCAATATACTCGTGCAACTTGGTTTCATCGCCGTCGTCGTCCTGTTCGCGTTTCTTACTCTGCGCGCGTGGGGCAGCAAGAACGCGATTCTGAAATGGGGTGGCGTCGTTCTGTCCGGTTTGCTCACGCTCGTCGCGCTGGCGATTACCGGCGTTGCGTTGATGGGAATGCTGAAAACCTACGCGCCGCCCGGTAATCCGGTTTCGAATATCAAGGTGCAAGGCACACCGGAGCAAATCGCGCGCGGCGAAAAATTCGCAAATATGTGCACTGGTTGTCACTCGGTTGGCAACAAACTGCCGTTGATAGGCAGCACCCAAAACTTTGCCTTGATTCCAAATGGACCGAACCTAGGTTCGATCTATCCGCCGAACCTGACCCCGGCTGGCGAATTGAAAGATTGGTCGGACGGCGAAATTATTCGCGCGCTCCGCGAAGGCATTCACAAAAGCGGTCGCCCGCTGATCATCATGCCGTCCGAAGCGTTCCATAGTTTGAGCGATGCGGACGTGTACGCGTTGGTGGCGTACTTGCGTTCGCAACCGGCGACCAAGAATATACCTGAGAGTGACGCTCCGTCGAATTCTCCCAACATGCTGGGTGTCTTCATGTTAAGCATAGGTATGTTTAACACGAGCGCGCAACCGCCAATCACGCAACCGATCCCAGCGCCGCCACCTGGGGTGAATCTCGAAAATGGCAAGTATCTTACTACCGTCTTGGCGTGCGCGGATTGTCATGGCAAGAGTTACAAAGGCGGTGATCCTAGTGGTTTCGCACCGGTCGGTCCGAACATTCTCGCCATCGTACCCGCGTGGAGTGACGCGGATTTCATCAAACTGTTTCGCACCGGCACAGATCCGGCCGGCAAAGTCGTCGCCGAAGAAATGCCGTGGAAAGATTACGCCAAATTCAGCGACGATGAGTTGAAAGCGATCTTGATGTATCTCAAATCGCTCAAGTGA
- a CDS encoding tetratricopeptide repeat protein: MGAGGGPRILITTRDVSFDDARFTPSQFCAHIELGGLAMSDALDLAADVLNDNGIDRTRIKREDLIELMDRLGGHPLSLYLALPHLRRVAPRDLIAQFETLLPGFVNGAAKERNESLAVSLNYSLTRLGEQTRAALPALAVFQGGALEDDLLAITEIDAELWKTARAELQAAALVKIETLPNIQFPFLQFHPTLLPYLATQLDNARRAELQERYWKRYYDVARYLYQTDTQHPIEARAIVVREMPNLRRALDLALTAGAMDEAVNIADSIAKFLNNFGRWRERDAMMEKVNSQQSSVASDGKLTKAEYLLDSQRGDALRQQGHAAEAERLFRDLLKRMDAGAAYDVEYDRAMTHWRLGRCLAAQGRPAQAIEWHRQALQVFGRLSAMDKDAKKMWAVVQTDLAYNLAENGNFGEAEKEYEAAVKLAREVDDSRQVGVALGQLGTLAMQRGDLKTAHERYTDALNTSRALGEQQSEAIYLHQLGRVAQEAKQWDEAERCYRESLRLEEQMNHAEGVAQTCNQLACVAEGAGRLEDAERWYLRTIEYADYLPDKGAAVYNNLANLYLTLRRLDEAERYARRAVEIVEAYQVQTEVWKFYQILAQIADARGKRDEAVQWRRKSQDSFAAYAGAAYKVPQWAGQFVQQVVAAVQGNDEARKSAEQFLAQMENAGWGNLESAVRRILSGETDFEKLRDPLNRVEAYIVREILAGGQAPTPAPPPSAKTGRTGEGETAPSPAERGRVGVGVEQQGITLEQLLGTVVAACKPGAPAGLAEQLHALTRQMATDAQMSPEIRALGRALNQILSGERAPDVSALPQQLAEAVRGMLREIEE, translated from the coding sequence GTGGGGGCCGGGGGGGGCCCGCGCATCCTCATCACGACGCGCGATGTTTCGTTCGACGATGCGCGATTTACGCCGTCGCAATTTTGCGCGCACATTGAACTGGGCGGGCTGGCGATGAGCGACGCGCTCGATTTGGCGGCAGACGTGCTGAACGACAACGGGATTGATCGCACGCGCATCAAGCGCGAAGATTTGATTGAATTGATGGATCGGCTGGGCGGGCATCCCTTGTCGCTCTACCTTGCGTTGCCGCATTTGCGCCGCGTCGCGCCGCGCGATTTGATCGCGCAGTTTGAAACGCTCTTGCCCGGGTTTGTGAACGGCGCGGCGAAGGAACGCAATGAAAGTTTGGCGGTCTCGTTGAATTATTCGTTGACGCGCTTGGGCGAGCAAACGCGCGCCGCGCTTCCCGCGCTTGCCGTGTTTCAGGGCGGCGCGCTGGAAGATGATTTGTTGGCAATTACGGAAATTGATGCGGAACTGTGGAAGACCGCGCGCGCGGAATTGCAAGCCGCCGCGCTCGTGAAGATAGAAACATTGCCCAACATTCAATTTCCATTTCTTCAATTCCATCCCACGCTCTTGCCGTATTTGGCAACCCAACTTGACAATGCGCGTCGCGCCGAATTGCAAGAACGTTATTGGAAACGATATTACGATGTTGCGCGTTACTTGTATCAAACCGACACCCAGCATCCGATTGAAGCGCGCGCGATCGTTGTGCGCGAAATGCCCAACCTCCGCCGCGCACTCGATCTTGCGCTCACTGCCGGGGCGATGGATGAGGCGGTGAATATTGCGGATAGCATTGCGAAATTTCTCAACAACTTTGGTCGTTGGCGCGAACGTGATGCGATGATGGAGAAAGTCAACAGTCAACAGTCGTCAGTCGCCAGTGATGGAAAATTGACGAAAGCGGAATATTTGTTGGACAGTCAGCGCGGGGATGCGTTGCGGCAACAGGGACACGCGGCGGAGGCGGAGCGGTTGTTCCGCGATTTGCTCAAGCGGATGGATGCGGGCGCGGCGTATGATGTCGAGTACGACCGCGCGATGACGCATTGGCGTTTGGGGCGTTGCCTTGCCGCGCAAGGGCGACCGGCGCAGGCAATCGAGTGGCATCGCCAAGCATTGCAAGTGTTCGGGCGGTTGAGCGCGATGGACAAGGATGCGAAGAAGATGTGGGCAGTTGTGCAAACTGATTTGGCATATAATCTTGCGGAGAACGGGAATTTTGGCGAAGCAGAAAAGGAATATGAAGCGGCGGTAAAACTTGCGCGCGAGGTTGATGACTCGCGGCAAGTTGGCGTCGCGCTCGGTCAACTGGGCACGCTGGCGATGCAACGCGGCGACCTGAAGACCGCGCACGAACGCTACACCGACGCGCTCAACACCTCCCGCGCATTGGGCGAGCAACAGAGCGAAGCAATTTATTTGCATCAGTTGGGGAGGGTGGCGCAAGAGGCGAAGCAGTGGGACGAGGCGGAGCGGTGCTATCGTGAGAGTCTGCGGCTTGAAGAGCAAATGAATCACGCCGAAGGTGTCGCGCAAACGTGCAACCAACTCGCGTGCGTCGCAGAAGGCGCGGGGCGGCTGGAGGATGCGGAGCGGTGGTATTTGCGAACAATCGAATACGCCGATTATTTGCCGGACAAAGGCGCGGCAGTTTATAACAACCTCGCCAACCTCTACCTCACCCTGCGCCGGCTGGATGAGGCGGAGCGTTACGCGCGCCGCGCGGTGGAAATTGTAGAGGCGTATCAAGTTCAAACTGAAGTTTGGAAATTTTACCAAATCCTTGCACAAATCGCGGACGCGCGCGGCAAGCGGGATGAAGCGGTGCAGTGGCGGCGCAAGTCGCAGGACAGTTTCGCGGCGTATGCCGGCGCGGCGTATAAAGTGCCGCAGTGGGCGGGGCAGTTTGTTCAACAAGTTGTCGCGGCGGTGCAAGGAAATGATGAAGCGCGGAAATCGGCGGAACAATTTTTGGCGCAAATGGAAAATGCCGGTTGGGGAAATCTGGAATCTGCCGTTCGTCGCATCTTGAGCGGCGAAACGGATTTTGAAAAGTTGCGTGATCCGCTGAATCGCGTGGAAGCGTACATCGTCCGCGAAATTCTTGCGGGTGGGCAAGCCCCCACCCCTGCCCCTCCCCCGTCTGCCAAAACCGGGCGGACAGGGGAGGGGGAAACTGCTCCCTCCCCTGCGGAGCGGGGGAGGGTCGGGGTGGGGGTTGAACAACAAGGCATCACGCTCGAACAACTGCTCGGCACTGTCGTCGCCGCGTGCAAACCGGGCGCGCCCGCCGGACTCGCGGAGCAATTGCACGCGCTCACGCGGCAAATGGCTACGGACGCGCAAATGTCGCCGGAAATTCGCGCGCTCGGTCGCGCGCTCAACCAAATTCTTTCCGGCGAACGCGCGCCGGATGTATCGGCACTGCCGCAACAATTGGCGGAGGCGGTGCGCGGAATGTTGCGCGAAATTGAGGAATAG